Within Microbacterium proteolyticum, the genomic segment GTGGTCTCGTCGATCGTGGGTTTGACGAACAGACCGCGCAGCGCGCGGCCGAGCGACCAGGGGTTCTCAGCCATTGCTTCAGCTTACGGGCGCGGGTTCCGCCGTCGCGCGGGCGCGGTCGCCGACGCGCTGACCGACCACCGCCGACACGCCGTCCTGACGCATCGACACGCCGTACAGCGCATCCGCGATCTCCATCGTGCGCTTCTGGTGCGTGATGACGATGAGCTGGCTGCTCTCGCGCAGCTTCTCGAACACACCGAGCAGGCGACCCAGGTTGGCGTCGTCGAGCGCCGCCTCGACCTCGTCCAGGATGTAGAACGGGCTCGGGCGCGCCGTGAAGATCGCCGTGAGGAACGCCACGGCCGCGAGCGACCGCTCCCCGCCGGAGAGGAGCGAGAGTCGCTCGATCTTCTTGCCCACCGGACGCACGGCCACCTCGATGCCGGTCGTCAGGGGGTTGTCCGGATCCGTGAGCGAGATGCTGCCCGCTCCGCCGGGGAAGAGGATCGGGAAGATCTCCCCGAATGCGGCACGGGTGTCCTCGAACGCGGCGACGAAGATCGTCTGCATCCGCTCGTCGAGGTCGCCGATGATCGTCTGCAGATCGGCCCGGGTCTGCTGCAGGTCGGCGAGCTGCTCGGTGAGGAACGCGTGGCGTTGCTCGAGCGCGGCGAACTCCTCGAGCGCGAGCGGATTCACGCGGCCGAGCTGAGCGAGCTTGCGCTCGGCATCCTGCAGCCGGCGCTTCTGCGAACCGCGTTCGAACGGCTCGGTCGTCTCGCCCTCTCCGGTAGGTATGGGCTGATCCGGGCCGTATTCCGAAACGAGAATGTCTTCCTCGAGCGACAGCTCCGAGTGCACGCGTTCGAGAAGGCTCGTGACATGGAGCCGCTTCTCGTGCATCTGCAGCTCGAGTCCGTGCACGCTCTCGGTGAGTCGCGCGAGTCTCTCGCGGACCGCAGTGTCCTCCGCCCGAGCGCGGGCGAGATCGGCGGTGACGGCCGAGCGCGCGGACTCCGCGGCGGCGAGGTCGACGCGCGCCTGGCTGACCGATCGATCGACCGAGTCGAGGAGCGCCGGCAGCGCTCCGGCCACCTCGGCCGCGATCTCCCGCTGCGCGCGACGGATCACGGCGCGTCGCGCGGCAGCGGCAGCCGCGGCACGTTCGCGTTCGCGCTGCTGCTCGAGCTGCACGATGCGCGCCTCCCCCGCCCGCACGCGTTCGCGCAGCGTCTCGATGTCGAGCCGCGCCCGCATCTCGCCCTCGCGGGCCGTCTCGAGGTCGGCGAGCATCCCCTCACGGGCGGACGCATCGAGGAGCGGACGCGGCGCTTCGAGCGCGCGGGCGAGCGTCTCGTCGGCGACGCGGGCTTTCTCCTCGGCATCGGCGACCGCGGCCTGGGCCTGCGCGAGCCCGGCCTCGAGACGCTCGCATTCGGCGACCGCGGCCTCGTGCCGCACCGTGACGCGGTTGAGCTTCTCGGCGTGCGCCGCGAGGGCGGCATCGTGCGCGCGGAGGGTCGAGAGCGCCTCTTTCGTTCGCGCCCTGACGTCGGTGAGCTTCTGCTGCGCCTCGGCGAGGGCCTCGCGGAGCGAATCGGCGATCACGGTGATCTCGGCGAGGCGATCCGCCGCCGCGTCGCGCTCCGCCGCGAGCTCGAGGCGCGAACGTCCACCACCGGATCCGGCCCGCAGCGTCCGCGCGGTCATCACGGCCCCGTCGCGTGTCACGACGACGGTGCCCGCCGGTGCGGACTCGAGGTCGGCGCGTGCGGACTCCGCGGCCGCGAGATCGTCGACGATGACGACACCCGACAGGATGCCGCGCACCCCCGCCGGCGCGGAGACGACGTCGATCGCGCGCACGCCCCCGCGGACCGGCACGCCGTCGCCCGCGTCCGGAGCGTTCGCGATCGCGATCTCGACGACGCCCAGATCGCCCTCGCGCGCGGCGTGGGCCGCCGCGAAAGCAGCCGCACCGTCATCGACGAGAAGGCCCTCGGCGAGGGAGCCGAGCGCCGCGGCGATGGCGGCTTCGTACCCAGCGGTGACCTTGACGGAATCACCGACGAGTCCGCGGATGCCGGCGGCCCCGCTCGCGACGAGATCCGCCGCCGCGTTCCGCACGTCCAGCGCACGGCCGAGCGCCGTGGTCTGGGCCGTGAGGGCGTCGCGCTCGCGCTCGGCGGCGTGCAGGCGTTCGCGCAGCCCCGCGACCTCCGACTCGGTATCGTTCGTCTCGCGCTGGGCTCGCTCGTACGCGGCGGCGTGCTCGGCGCTGGACTCCTCGGGCGTAACGTCAGGATCGAGCCCCGCCCGCGCCTCCTCGGCCTCGGCGAGGCGCTCGCGCGCGGCATCCAGCGCGCGCTGCTGCCGCTCGACGGCTCCCCTCACCGCGGCGAGGCCGGACGCCGCTGCGTCGGCGGAGCCGCGCAACGCGGCGATCTTCATGTCGTGCTCGGAGACCAGCGCGCTCTGGGCCGCGATGTCGGCGTCGAGGGCGTCGAGCTCCGCGCGCGCCCGTGCGACACCGCGGGCCGCCTCGGCAGCGGCATCCTGAGCATCTCCGAGGCCGCCGGCGATCTCATCGATCTCCGTCCGCAGATCGTCGATCATCGACTGCGTCACCGTGGGCACGGCCGCGGACGCGTCCCCCTCATCGTCGGCGAGCAGCGTCAGGCGCTGCCCGGCCAGCGTGTAGAGCCCGCGAAGACGTTCCTGCACCTGCTCGAGCGAGAAGGCGACGCGTCGGGCCCGGTCGACCGCCTCGGAGCGCTGCTCCTCCTCGAGCCGCTCGACTTTCAGCCGGATGCCGTCGGCCTGGTCCTGCAGCATGAGCCGCTCGGTGTGGCGTTCGCTCTCGGCCGCGGCCGCGTCTGCGAGTTGGCGGCGCAGCTGGACGAGCTCGTCGGCGAAGAGGCGCGCTTTGGCATCACGGACGACGGCGGCGATGGTCGCCGCCTCGCGTGCGATCTCGGCCTGCTTGCCCAGCGGCTTCAGCTGCCGCCGCAACTCCCCCGCGAGGTCGCTCAGCCGGGTGAGGTTGGTCTCCATCGCCTCGAGCTTGCGGACCGTCTTCTCTTTGCGACGCCGGTGCTTGAGGATCCCGGCGGCCTCCTCGATGAAGCCGCGCCGTTCCTCGGCCGAGGCCTGCAGGACGGTGTCCAGGCGCCCCTGCCCGATGATCACGTGCATCTCGCGCCCGAGACCGGAGTCGCTCAGCAGCTCCTGCACGTCCAGCAGGCGACACGTCTGGCCGTTGATCGCGTACTCGCTGGCGCCGTTGCGGAACAGCGTGCGGCTGATCGTCACCTCGCTGTACTCGATCGGCAGAGCGCCGTCGGCGTTGTCGATCGTCAACTGCACCTCGGCACGTCCGAGAGGTCCGCGCGTGGAGGTGCCCGCGAAGATGACGTCCTCCATCTTGCCGCCGCGGAGGGTCTTGGCACCCTGCTCCCCCATGACCCAGGCGAGCGCGTCCACGACGTTGGACTTGCCCGACCCGTTCGGACCCACGATGCAGGTGACACCGGGTTCCAGCGCGAACGTCGTCGACTGCGCGAAGGACTTGAAGCCCTTGAGCGTGACGCTCTTGAGGTGCATGCGGATGCGCCTTCCCGACCGATGAACTTCCGCCTCACGCTACCCGACGACCCGCGGAATCCCGCGGTGGCTGGCCGATCGACCCCTCTCCCGACGCGCCCGGACGGCCACCGTTTCTGAGTCTTCGCTTGACATCCGCTGAGCGACCCGGCTAGCGTCGGGGGTCGCAACCGACTGAGAAAGGAGGTCACTCCCATGATTCGCAACACCACCGGCTTCTTCGCCACCGGCTTCACCGCCGCTCCCGTGCTTTCCGCACCGCTGCGCGGAGTGACCACCGCTGTCGGCATGCTGTTCGTCAGGCGTAGCCGCGCCGCGTCGAGACGACTCTTCGTCTCCGCTCCCGCCGCACCCCCGTCCGATCTCCGGATGCCGTGCGCCCGGGTCGTCCGCGACCCTCCCGCCACCTGCCGCCTTCCGTCGGCCGTGGCACCCTCGCTCTCCCTTCCTCATCGGAGCCTCCGCATGAACACCTCGCTCACGCGCGCGCCGCAGCACACGGCATCCGCGTTGTCCCTTCCCGTCGTCGAGACCACGGCCCAGCACCGCCTCGGATTCCTCGACCGTCTCTCCCTCCGCCTCGGCCTGTGGCTGCTGACGCGCGCCGCGGCACGCGCCGCCCAGCTCGCGCACCGCACGGAGCGCGGCGACCTCGCGCACCGCGCCGCTCTCGAGCGGGGCCGGCGCGAGACCCACTGGCAGCGGCAGGCGCTTCTCTCGCGTCCGCCGCTGTGATCCGGCGGGGCCGGTACCGCCGGCCCCGCCCCTCCCCACTCCTTCCACCGAAAGTTCCGACATGAGCACCCTCCCGGCCGGCCTCGAGCTGCGCCCCCTCCACATCCCGGCATCCATCGACTCCCCGGATGCCGCCGACTTCCGCGAGATGTCGCGCGTGCGCAATCTCGTCTATCGCGAGATCGCGGGCCACGACGACCACGCCATGCCCGCCGACGAGCTTCTGCCCGTCTACCGCCCGACCGCTGCGCAGATCCGGCTCGTCTGGATCGCGCTGTGGGACGGCGAGGTCGTGGGCCGCGTCGGACTCGACCTCCCCCAGGAGGACGGCGCGCGCACCGGCTTCTGGCTCATCGAGCTGCGACGCAGCGCGTGGGGCCGAGGCATCGGACGCGCCGCGCACGACCTCATCGAGCGCACGGCGCGGGAGCACGGACGGACGATCCTGCAGTCCTGGGCCGAGCACCCGGCCACGGACGGTCCGCACCTGGACGCGCCGACCGGGTTCGGTCGGATCCCCCTCGATCGTGCCGCGCAGTTCTACCTCGACGCGGGATACACCCTCGAGCAGATCGTGCGGCAGAGCCGTCTCGACCTCGCCGGCGCGGAGCCGCACCTGCGGGCACTCCTGACGGAGGCGGAGGCGGCGGCCACGGGGTACCGCGTGATCCAGTGGACGCTCCCGACTCCGCCCGAGTTCGTGGACGCCTTCGCGTACATGAAGTCGCGCATGATCACGGACGCGCCCGCCGCCGGTCTCGACTACGACGAGGAGATCTGGGATGCCGCCCGGGTCGCCGAGTGGGAGCGCACCTACTCCGACGCCGACCGGCACCTCCTCGTCACCGTCGCACAGCACGTCGATTCGGGGGAACTGGCCGCGTTCAACGAGCTCGTCGTCGGCAAGGACCGCACCGCGGTGACCCACCAGGAGGACACGCTGGTCGTGGCATCCCACCGGGGACACCGACTGGGGATGCTCGTGAAGTGTGCCGGCCTCCTCGCCTGGCGCGAGGCCGTCCCGGAGTCGCCCCGCGTGATGACGTACAACGCGGAAGAGAACCGCCCCATGCTCTCGATCAACGAGACGATCGGGTTCGCCCCGATCGCCTACGAGGGTGCATGGCAGAAGGTGCTCGGCTGACCCGCCCACGGGCCCCGGAGCGCCGAGACGGCATCCGCCTGACGTCTTCCCCGCAGCGTGCAGTGGGTTCGTCAGGCGGATGCGGTCTCGCGGCGGGGAGCGGGCGCGACGCGGGTCAGCCCCGGCGGAGCATCCCGCGCTCGCGCATGTCGTCCAGCGTCTCGAAGATGGTGGTCTCGGCCGGGCGCGGGGTGAAGCCGAGTTCCGCCTTCGCGCGTTCGTTGTGAATCACGAGCGGCGGCAGCTCGTCGCCCGGCACCTCCTCGGTCGGCGCAGCCGCGGCGAGGTCGCCGAGGTGCTCCCGGAGCAGGGATGCCACGCCCAACCACGAGATCGTCGGCCCGTCGGCGAGCAGGAGGTACCGCTTGCCGGCGGCGTCCGGCGTGCCCATCGCGGCCAGGTGCGCCGCCGAGACGTCACGGACGTCCGCGATACCGAACCGCTGCCGCGGCGCGAGCGGCATGTGCCCGTCGAGCATCGCGAGGAACGCCTGCAGCGACGAACGCGGGTCTGCGGTCAGAGTCGGTCCGGCGATCCACGTCGGGTTGAGCACGACGAGCTCGAGCCCGTTCCCCTCTCGTTCGACGAAGTCCCACACGGCACGCTCGGCGAGGGTCTTCGATCGCGGGTAGTCCGGCAACCCGGGTGCGTCCGGGTCGGTCCAGTCGCTTTCGTCGTACTCCCGCTCGCCCTCGGCATTCAGCGGCTTCGGCGAGTACCCGACGGCCGCGAACGACGAGGTCAGCACGACCCGTCGGATTCCGGCATCCCGAGCGGCGCGGACCACTCGCAGCGCGCCGTCGCGCGCGGGAGCCAGGAGGTTCGCGTCCTTCGTGGCGAGGGTCATCGGGGATGCCAGGTGGTAGATGCCGGCGACCCCGGAGACCGCGGCATCCCATCCGGCATCCTCCGTCAGGGAGGCGAGGGTGAGTTCGAGGCCTGTGTCGTCCGCCCCGGCGCGGCGGACGGCCGCGCGGAGCGCCGGCTCCGCGTCGAGGGAGCGGACGACGGCGCGCACGCGCGTGCCCCGCTGGAGGAGGTCGGCGACGACGCGGGTTCCGAGGTATCCGGTGGCTCCGGTCACCAGGACGGTGTCAGAAGAAGTGTTCATGAGCCGAGTCGAACAGCCCTCCAGCGCTGGAGGTCAAGCCCGGATCAGCATCTCGATCTCGGGGTAGATCTCGTGGACGCGCGCCTGGGCCTCCGCTTCCGCGGTGGCATCGCCGCGGTCGCGGGCGTCCCACAGGTCCGCCTTGCGACGCAGGTAATCGAGGTGCACGCGCAGGGTCGCCCTCTCGATCTCCACTCGCTCGGCATGGCGCAGGAGGATGTCGCGCTGCTCGGCCGCGGCGGCGTTCCCCCGCGCGCGATTCGCCTGGTACGCGCGCATGTCCTCGATCCCGACGCCCATCGCGCGAAGACACGCGAGCACCTGGAGGTCGTCGAGGTCGCGCTCGCGATACCGCCGGTGACCGCTGCTCGCATCGCGCGCGATCGGGCCGATGAGCCCGACGTCCTCGTAGTACCGGAGCGTGGGCACGCTGAGCCCGGACCGACGTGCGGCCTGCTGAATGGTGAGCATCGACATGCCGCTAGCTCAGCACACCTCAGGCACTTGAGGTCAAGCAGTGCTCAGCGCACGCGTTGGCACCGCGGGCAGAAGTGGCTCGAGCGGTTCATGAAGCTCACCCGCACGATCGGGCGACCGCAGCGAGGGCACGGCTGTCCGGTGCGACCGTACGCGTTGAGCGAGTGAGCGAAGTACCCCGCTTGACCGTTGACGTTGACGTACTGAGCGTCGAAGCTCGTACCGCCTTCGGCGAGAGCCTTCTCGAGCACCGCGCGTACTTCGGCCAGCAGGCGGTTCACCGAGCGGGTCGGAAGATCGGAGCCGGGCGTCTCGGGGTGGATGCGCGCCGCCCACAGCGATTCATCGGCGTAGATGTTGCCGATGCCGCTCGCCACGGTCTGGTCGAGGAGCACGCGCTTGATCCCCGACGACGTGCGCCCGAGACGCGCCCGGAACCGCGCGTCGGAGAACGCCGGGTCGAGCGGGTCGCGGGCGATGTGGGCGACCTGCGTGGGGACGCGGGGCAGTGCCGAGCCGCGGCCGCCGGCTGCGGCATCCGGGGTGTCGACCAGCTCGTCGAGGGCGAGCGACCCGAACGTGCGCTGGTCGGCGAAGACGACCGACAGCGCCCCGTGCGCGGGGTGCTCGAGCTCGATGCGGATGCGTTCGTGCCGCTCCTCGGGAGCACCGGGCACCCGGAGCAGCATCTGGCCGCTCATGCCGAGGTGCGTCACGACCGCCTCGTCGTCGCCGACCGGCATCCACAGGAACTTGCCCCGGCGGACGGCGCCCACAATACGGCGACCGGTGAGTTCGGCCTCGAAGTGCTCGGGCGAACCGGAGTGACGGGTGAGGGCGCGGGGGTCCCGCACGTCGACCGAGGCGATGAGCGCCCCCGTCACCGCGGGCTCGAGGCCGGCGCGGACGACCTCGACCTCGGGCAGCTCAGGCACGGGCGTCGAGCTCGCGCCACGCCGCGAGGGCCGCGGCCATCTCGGCCTGCTTCTTGCTCGACCCATGGCCCTGGGTGGCGACGTCGCCGACCGTCACCGTGGCGGTGAAGCGCCGATCGTGGTCGGGACCGGCCGCCTCCACGGAGTAGACCGGGGCGGACAGCGACTGGCGCGCGGCGATCTCCTGCAGGCTCGTCTTCGGATCCATCGCGGCGCCGTACCTATCCGGGTCGGCGAGCAGCGGCTCGACCAGACGCAGCACGAGCTCGGTCGCCGCATCCGGGCCGGCGGAGAGGTACGTCGCGCCGATGACCGCCTCCATCGTGTCGGCCAGGATCGAATCCTTGTCACGGCCGCCCGTGAGGATCTCGCCCCGGCCGAGCCGCACGTGATCGCCGAGACCGATGGCCCGCGCCACCTCCGCCAGGGCAACGGTCGACACGACGCTCGCGCGACGCTTGGCGAGGCTGCCCTCGTCGAGATCAGGATGCCGCGTGTACAGGCGGACCGTCACGGCCTGCCCGAGGACGGAGTCGCCGAGGAACTCGAGGCGCTCGTTGTGCGGGATGGCGCCGTTCTCGTACGCGAACGAGCGATGGGTCAGCGCAAGAGAAAGAAGCTCGGGGTCGATGTCGACCCCGAGCTTCTCGATGAGCGCAGATGTACGCGTCACCGGACGTTGATCAGACGTCGGCGACCTTGCGGCCCTTGTACTCGAGGAAGAGCTCGGTGCCCTGCGAGTCGGTGACGACCTTCGCCTGGTGAGGGCGGCTGTAGACGACCTTGCCGTTCTCGATGGTCTTGACCAGCGTGGGGGCTTCGGCCTTCCACTGCGCGCGACGCGAGCGGGTGTTGGAGCGGGAGACCTTCCGCTTCGGGGGGTTACCTGCCATGACTAGCTCTTCTCTGTCTTGGGGGCGGCGCGGAGCGCATCGCCGTCGTCTGGGGTGTACTGCTGGAGCGCCGCCCACCGGGAATCGACGGGCGTCTGCTCCGTGTCGCCGGCGCTCTCCGTCAGCTTCTCACCCGTGACCGGGTCGAGCCCGAGGCAATCCGGCTGACACACCGGCTGGAACGGAAGCGACAGGACGATGGCATCCCGGACCAGATTTTCAAGATCCACGTGGTCGTCTTGAACTTCGAAGTCGTTCGCTTCATCCCCAGGATACGCGAAAAGTTCCTGGAACTCGACTTCGACAGGCTCGGTGATGTCGGTGAGGCAGCGTCCGCAGACGCCGGAGGCCGTGGCGTAGACGGTTCCGGAGACCAGGATGCCCTCGTGGACGGACTCCAGACGCACGTCGATCTCCAGCGGCTCAGCCGCGGGGACGGCGACGAGACCCTCTCCCCACTTCTCGGGGGCGGGGATCTCGAGCTCGTGCTCGCGCATCTCGCCCGGGTGGCGCACGATGTCGCGCACGGGGAGCTGGAAGGGTCCGGGGCGGTGGGTTCTCACGGTCGTCCATGCTACCCGGACGCCCCTGGGCGCGGGCCGCACGGCATCGCGGACGCCTCACCCCGCGTCCGTGGGCGTCAGAGGCCGCGCGCGCCGGTGTCGAGGAAGCGGGCGACCGACGCGGGGACGTACGGCGAAACGTCTCCACCGAGTGCGGCCACCTGACGCACCAGCGAGCTCGACACGAGCGCGTGGGAGGGATCGGGCAGCAGGAACACGGTCTCGACGTGGGCGAGGTCGCGGTTCACGATCGCCATCGGCGTCTCGTACGCGACGTCGACCTGCGACCGGATGCCCTTGACCAGCACCTGCGCGCCCACATCGGTGGCGTAGTCGACGAGGAGCCCCATGCTCCACGCGGCGACGATGACATCGCCCTCGATGCCTTCCTCCTGGATGGACTGCTCGAGCAGGGCCTGCCGTTGAGCGATGGGCAGCATCGCCTCTTTGCCCGGGTTGTGGACGACGAGCACGTGCAGCTGATCGAACAGGCCCGCCGCGCGGCGGATCACGTCGAGGTGCCCCCGCGTCGGGGGGTCGAAGGAACCGGGTACGACGGCGATCCGCGGACTCATGCCGCCAGCCTACCGATCACGACTTGGCCAGGGCCGCGCGTTCCTCGATGCCGACACGTCGCTCGAGAGCCGCCGCGAGCCCCGGGTGCCGGACCAGGGCCGGGTCGTCGGCGAGCACCGTCTCGGCGACCGCACGCGCTTCCACGATCAGCTCGGCGTCGGTGACGACGCGCAGGAGACGCAGCGACGAGCGCACGCCCGACTGCGCGCCGCCGAGCACGTCGCCCTCTCCGCGCAGCTCGAGATCGACCTCGGCGAGTTCGAAGCCGTCCAGGGTGCGGGCGACCGCTTCGACGCGCGACCGCGACGACGTGCCCGGCGCCGCCTCCGTCACGAGCAGGCACAGTCCTGGCAGACCACCACGACCGACGCGTCCACGCAACTGGTGCAGCTGCGAGACGCCGAAGCGATCCGCTTCGAGGATGACCATCGTCGACGCGTTCGGCACGTCGACCCCGACCTCGATGACGGTGGTCGCGACCAGGACGTCGATGTCGCCGCGCGCGAACGCCTGCATCACGGCATCCTTCTCGTCGGCGTGCATCTTGCCGTGCAGGATCTCGACCCGGATGTCGGCGAACGCCGGGAGCGTGTCGAGCAGCGCTCGAACCTGGACGACGCCCCAGCGGGTACGCGCGTCGGCAGGCCCCTCGGCCGGTTCGTCGCCGACCTCGTCGGAGGTGAGCTTCTCGGCGTCGATCGCGGCGCACACGACGAACACCTGGTGCGTCTTCGCCACCTCTTCGGCGACGCGGTCCCACACCCGCGCGAACCAGCCCGGCTTCTCGGCGAGGGGCGCGACGAAGGTCTGGATGCCGGCACGCCCGGCCGGCATCGTGCGGATCGTGGAGACATCCAGGTCGCCGAACACCGTCATCGCGACCGTGCGAGGAATGGGGGTCGCCGTCAGCACGAGCGTGTGCGGAGAATCGCCCTTGGCTCGGAGCGCTTCGCGCTGGTCGACCCCGAATCGATGCTGCTCGTCGACCACGACGAAGCCGAGGTCGGC encodes:
- the mutM gene encoding bifunctional DNA-formamidopyrimidine glycosylase/DNA-(apurinic or apyrimidinic site) lyase, coding for MPELPEVEVVRAGLEPAVTGALIASVDVRDPRALTRHSGSPEHFEAELTGRRIVGAVRRGKFLWMPVGDDEAVVTHLGMSGQMLLRVPGAPEERHERIRIELEHPAHGALSVVFADQRTFGSLALDELVDTPDAAAGGRGSALPRVPTQVAHIARDPLDPAFSDARFRARLGRTSSGIKRVLLDQTVASGIGNIYADESLWAARIHPETPGSDLPTRSVNRLLAEVRAVLEKALAEGGTSFDAQYVNVNGQAGYFAHSLNAYGRTGQPCPRCGRPIVRVSFMNRSSHFCPRCQRVR
- the rnc gene encoding ribonuclease III; this encodes MTRTSALIEKLGVDIDPELLSLALTHRSFAYENGAIPHNERLEFLGDSVLGQAVTVRLYTRHPDLDEGSLAKRRASVVSTVALAEVARAIGLGDHVRLGRGEILTGGRDKDSILADTMEAVIGATYLSAGPDAATELVLRLVEPLLADPDRYGAAMDPKTSLQEIAARQSLSAPVYSVEAAGPDHDRRFTATVTVGDVATQGHGSSKKQAEMAAALAAWRELDARA
- the rpmF gene encoding 50S ribosomal protein L32, which produces MAGNPPKRKVSRSNTRSRRAQWKAEAPTLVKTIENGKVVYSRPHQAKVVTDSQGTELFLEYKGRKVADV
- a CDS encoding GNAT family N-acetyltransferase, translating into MSTLPAGLELRPLHIPASIDSPDAADFREMSRVRNLVYREIAGHDDHAMPADELLPVYRPTAAQIRLVWIALWDGEVVGRVGLDLPQEDGARTGFWLIELRRSAWGRGIGRAAHDLIERTAREHGRTILQSWAEHPATDGPHLDAPTGFGRIPLDRAAQFYLDAGYTLEQIVRQSRLDLAGAEPHLRALLTEAEAAATGYRVIQWTLPTPPEFVDAFAYMKSRMITDAPAAGLDYDEEIWDAARVAEWERTYSDADRHLLVTVAQHVDSGELAAFNELVVGKDRTAVTHQEDTLVVASHRGHRLGMLVKCAGLLAWREAVPESPRVMTYNAEENRPMLSINETIGFAPIAYEGAWQKVLG
- a CDS encoding YceD family protein, translating into MREHELEIPAPEKWGEGLVAVPAAEPLEIDVRLESVHEGILVSGTVYATASGVCGRCLTDITEPVEVEFQELFAYPGDEANDFEVQDDHVDLENLVRDAIVLSLPFQPVCQPDCLGLDPVTGEKLTESAGDTEQTPVDSRWAALQQYTPDDGDALRAAPKTEKS
- the smc gene encoding chromosome segregation protein SMC, yielding MHLKSVTLKGFKSFAQSTTFALEPGVTCIVGPNGSGKSNVVDALAWVMGEQGAKTLRGGKMEDVIFAGTSTRGPLGRAEVQLTIDNADGALPIEYSEVTISRTLFRNGASEYAINGQTCRLLDVQELLSDSGLGREMHVIIGQGRLDTVLQASAEERRGFIEEAAGILKHRRRKEKTVRKLEAMETNLTRLSDLAGELRRQLKPLGKQAEIAREAATIAAVVRDAKARLFADELVQLRRQLADAAAAESERHTERLMLQDQADGIRLKVERLEEEQRSEAVDRARRVAFSLEQVQERLRGLYTLAGQRLTLLADDEGDASAAVPTVTQSMIDDLRTEIDEIAGGLGDAQDAAAEAARGVARARAELDALDADIAAQSALVSEHDMKIAALRGSADAAASGLAAVRGAVERQQRALDAARERLAEAEEARAGLDPDVTPEESSAEHAAAYERAQRETNDTESEVAGLRERLHAAERERDALTAQTTALGRALDVRNAAADLVASGAAGIRGLVGDSVKVTAGYEAAIAAALGSLAEGLLVDDGAAAFAAAHAAREGDLGVVEIAIANAPDAGDGVPVRGGVRAIDVVSAPAGVRGILSGVVIVDDLAAAESARADLESAPAGTVVVTRDGAVMTARTLRAGSGGGRSRLELAAERDAAADRLAEITVIADSLREALAEAQQKLTDVRARTKEALSTLRAHDAALAAHAEKLNRVTVRHEAAVAECERLEAGLAQAQAAVADAEEKARVADETLARALEAPRPLLDASAREGMLADLETAREGEMRARLDIETLRERVRAGEARIVQLEQQRERERAAAAAAARRAVIRRAQREIAAEVAGALPALLDSVDRSVSQARVDLAAAESARSAVTADLARARAEDTAVRERLARLTESVHGLELQMHEKRLHVTSLLERVHSELSLEEDILVSEYGPDQPIPTGEGETTEPFERGSQKRRLQDAERKLAQLGRVNPLALEEFAALEQRHAFLTEQLADLQQTRADLQTIIGDLDERMQTIFVAAFEDTRAAFGEIFPILFPGGAGSISLTDPDNPLTTGIEVAVRPVGKKIERLSLLSGGERSLAAVAFLTAIFTARPSPFYILDEVEAALDDANLGRLLGVFEKLRESSQLIVITHQKRTMEIADALYGVSMRQDGVSAVVGQRVGDRARATAEPAPVS
- a CDS encoding MerR family transcriptional regulator, which codes for MLTIQQAARRSGLSVPTLRYYEDVGLIGPIARDASSGHRRYRERDLDDLQVLACLRAMGVGIEDMRAYQANRARGNAAAAEQRDILLRHAERVEIERATLRVHLDYLRRKADLWDARDRGDATAEAEAQARVHEIYPEIEMLIRA
- the coaD gene encoding pantetheine-phosphate adenylyltransferase translates to MSPRIAVVPGSFDPPTRGHLDVIRRAAGLFDQLHVLVVHNPGKEAMLPIAQRQALLEQSIQEEGIEGDVIVAAWSMGLLVDYATDVGAQVLVKGIRSQVDVAYETPMAIVNRDLAHVETVFLLPDPSHALVSSSLVRQVAALGGDVSPYVPASVARFLDTGARGL
- a CDS encoding NAD-dependent epimerase/dehydratase family protein, encoding MNTSSDTVLVTGATGYLGTRVVADLLQRGTRVRAVVRSLDAEPALRAAVRRAGADDTGLELTLASLTEDAGWDAAVSGVAGIYHLASPMTLATKDANLLAPARDGALRVVRAARDAGIRRVVLTSSFAAVGYSPKPLNAEGEREYDESDWTDPDAPGLPDYPRSKTLAERAVWDFVEREGNGLELVVLNPTWIAGPTLTADPRSSLQAFLAMLDGHMPLAPRQRFGIADVRDVSAAHLAAMGTPDAAGKRYLLLADGPTISWLGVASLLREHLGDLAAAAPTEEVPGDELPPLVIHNERAKAELGFTPRPAETTIFETLDDMRERGMLRRG